A stretch of the Uranotaenia lowii strain MFRU-FL chromosome 3, ASM2978415v1, whole genome shotgun sequence genome encodes the following:
- the LOC129753786 gene encoding uncharacterized protein LOC129753786 yields MGLKESVNNFRRCVTVFDTVYPNHILLKIFGLTIYTVYGDPKDGRVKITFWDAVGFFRLMVMELFVLYASLMSVLNLKSTGSVILDNGTRYTIVLGSIYITLLAVSNYWSYEKAIKCNAPVNQVAQKRTFLQCIGCVVCIWIFLGFVNTKGANQVSESLETRLAIIFSSLCFAIPFTLIELQLFCFGYLISYRLNHLNETLSVNFVAPGKKSTLILKELPVPRSLQADKSKLLNELWLQWSNVNKAAQMTSKVVSGQLIFVSVANVVMNTFSLFTLYRALISQDSQQEWLAVFNVTTSVFLGIFGMVIIEIMDRIKRQGAKTAILVHKAFQNYDNTPIKEELLQFSQYMSHRKIVINCYLFECDWTLGMSIMSTMISYLVILIQFDDSFVTTVENK; encoded by the exons ATGGGGCTTAAAGAATCGGTGAACAATTTTAGGCGATGTGTAACAGTTTTCGACACAGTTTATCCGAACCACATTCTGTTGAAGATATTCGGGTTGACAATTTATACCGTTTATGGTGATCCCAAGGATGGTCGGGTTAAGATCACATTTTGGGATGCCGTGGGATTCTTCCGGCTGATGGTGATGGAGCTGTTTGTTCTGTATGCTTCCTTGATGAGTGtgctgaatcttaaatctacTGGATCGGTGATTCTGGACAACGGAACTAGATATACTATCGTCTTGGGAAGCATCTACATCACCCTTCTGGCCGTGTCCAACTACTGGAGCTACGAGAAA gccATAAAGTGTAATGCACCAGTTAATCAAGTGGCCCAAAAAAGAACATTCCTTCAATGCATTGGCTGTGTAGTTTGTATCTGGATTTTTCTTGGATTTGTTAACACGAAAGGAGCAAATCAGGTATCGGAATCGCTAGAAACTCGCTTGGCTATAATTTTCAGCAGCCTGTGTTTTGCGATTCCATTCACATTGATCGAACTTCAATTGTTCTGTTTCGGGTATCTGATCAGCTACCGGTTGAACCATCTGAATGAAACACTTTCGGTTAACTTCGTTGCtcccgggaaaaaatcaacccTGATCCTTAAGGAACTTCCGGTACCAAGAAGCCTACAGGCCGATAAAAGTAAGCTGTTGAATGAACTCTGGCTTCAATGGAGTAACGTCAACAAGGCGGCGCAGATGACTAGCAAAGTTGTTAGCGGACAGTTGATTTTCGTGTCGGTGGCTAATGTTGTTATGaacactttttcacttttcacgCTTTATCGAGCCTTGATTTCTCAGGACTCTCAGCAGGAATGGCTGGCTGTTTTTAATGTTACAACTAGCGTTTTCCTAGGAATTTTCGGGATGGTAATTATTGAAATAATGGATCGAATCAAGCGACAG GGTGCAAAAACGGCTATATTGGTTCACAAAGCGTTTCAGAATTATGATAACACCCCAATTAAAGAAGAATTGCTACAGTTTTCTCAATACATGAGTCATCGGAAAATTGTCATTAACTGTTACCTGTTCGAATGCGATTGGACACTTGGAATGTCG attatgaGTACTATGATATCGTACTTAGTTATTCTTATCCAGTTTGATGATTCATTTGTTAcaacagttgaaaataaatga